A DNA window from Arachis duranensis cultivar V14167 chromosome 3, aradu.V14167.gnm2.J7QH, whole genome shotgun sequence contains the following coding sequences:
- the LOC107480127 gene encoding protein BONZAI 1-like, whose product MVQTFWDHLILCCKTEVIKNDLSPQWKPVFLNIQQVGGKYVELRDLDTVEALSFFRFYYIRDNPLILECYNFNTNGKHDLIGKVQKSLAELVKLHASGQGGTLFLPTGGGRNSHNKVLKSRVYLDKFSESVQYSFLDYLSAGFELNFMVAIDFTASNGNPRLPDSLHYIDPSGRPNTYQKVEGIQGIMMAYTSALLNVSLAGPTLFGPVISNAALIASQSVATGARKYFVLLISQMEW is encoded by the exons atggtccaaacgtTCTGGGACCATCTAATTCTTTGCTGTAAAACAGAAGTTATAAAGAATGATCTCAGCCCACAGTGGAAGCCAGTGTTCTTAAACATTCAACAAGTAGGAGGCAAG TATGTTGAACTTCGTGATTTAGACACAGTGGAAGCTCTCTCATTTTTTCGTTTTTATTATATACGGGACAATCCTTTGATACTAGAGTGTTATAACTTCAATACCAATGGCAAACATGATTTGATAGG AAAAGTGCAAAAGTCTTTGGCAGAGTTGGTGAAGCTTCATGCTAGTGGTCAAGGAGGAACTTTATTTTTGCCTACTGGTGGTGGTCGTAATTCTCATAACAAG GTATTAAAGAGCCGGGTATATCTGGACAAATTTTCTGAAAGTGTCCAATATAGTTTCCTTGATTACTTGTCTGCGGGTTTTGAATTGAACTTCATGGTGGCCATTGATTTTACAG CTTCAAATGGGAATCCACGCCTTCCAGATTCTTTGCATTATATTGATCCTTCAGGACGGCCAAATACATACCAGAAG GTGGAAGGGATCCAAGGAATTATGATGGCATACACAAGTGCCCTGCTTAACGTTTCTCTTGCGGGACCAACTCTTTTTGGACCTGTCATAAGCAATGCTGCACTTATTGCCAGCCAATCTGTAGCAACTGGTGCAAGAAAgtattttgttttgttaataTCTCA GATGGAGTGGTGA
- the LOC107480125 gene encoding magnesium transporter MRS2-3, producing MNIRGQGQGPPPVPAAAAGMMDGIGVPVAPNPVSRKKGTGVRAWLLLDSSGQKQVVEAGKHAIMRRTGLPARDLRILDPLLSYPSTVLGRERAIVINLEHIKAIITAHEVLLLNSRDPSVTPFVEELHSRILRHHQVQGAAAAAAASDDFKLSKVYDSEEGQSREGQDEDEDPDPVGEQVKAQSKQNGIQNGDGMKILPFEFVALEACLEAACSVLENEAKTLEQEAHPALDKLTSKISTLNLERVRQIKSRLVAITGRVQKVRDELEHLLDDDDDMAEMYLTDKLQQLHSSSASSINDDDVDNDHHNQLDVDDSIPPEISLEEGGAAASDDDNQHDDDRLLVGVSRDSRASTTYSTTTKHLDVEELEMLLEAYFVQIDGTLNKLSTLREYVDDTEDYINIMLDDKQNHLLQMGVMLTTATLVVSAFVVVAGVFGMNIHIELFDSNTTGNREFFWTVGGSAAGTIFLYVVAIAWCKYKRLLE from the exons ATGAATATTCGGGGTCAGGGTCAGGGTCCGCCTCCAGTTCCGGCAGCGGCGGCAGGGATGATGGATGGGATTGGGGTTCCTGTTGCTCCAAATCCAGTAAGCAGGAAGAAGGGGACCGGGGTGAGGGCGTGGCTGCTTCTCGATTCCAGTGGTCAGAAGCAGGTTGTGGAGGCCGGCAAGCACGCCATCATGCGGCGCACGGGTCTCCCCGCCCGTGACCTCCGTATCCTCGACCCCCTACTGTCCTACCCCTCGACCGTGCTAGGCCGTGAGAGGGCCATCGTGATCAACCTCGAGCACATCAAGGCCATCATCACCGCCCACGAGGTCCTCCTCCTCAACTCCCGCGACCCCTCCGTGACCCCTTTCGTGGAGGAGCTCCACTCAAGGATCCTCCGGCACCACCAAGTCCAGGGAGCTGCTGCGGCAGCTGCGGCTTCGGATGATTTCAAGCTGAGCAAAGTGTACGACTCGGAAGAAGGGCAATCAAGAGAGGGAcaggatgaagatgaagatcCCGATCCCGTTGGGGAGCAAGTGAAAGCCCAATCGAAGCAGAATGGTATCCAGAACGGCGATGGCATGAAGATCCTGCCGTTCGAGTTTGTGGCACTGGAGGCCTGCCTGGAGGCTGCGTGCAGTGTGTTAGAGAACGAGGCAAAAACCCTGGAACAAGAGGCCCACCCTGCCTTGGACAAGCTCACTTCCAAGATCAGTACTCTCAATTTGGAACGGGTTCGTCAAATTAAGAGCCGCCTTGTTGCCATCACTGGTCGCGTTCAGAAGGTAAGGGATGAGTTAGAACACTTGCTCGATGACGACGACGATATGGCTGAGATGTATCTCACCGACAAGTTACAACAGCTCCACAGTTCTTCTGCCTCCTCTataaatgatgatgatgttgacaATGACCACCATAATCAGCTTGATGTCGATGACAG CATTCCTCCTGAAATATCACTGGAAGAGGGTGGAGCTGCTGCAAGCGATGACGATAATCAACATGATGATGACAGGTTATTAGTGGGAGTTAGCAGGGACAGCCGTGCTAGCACTACCTACAGTACCACAACTAAGCATCTTGATGTGGAGGAGCTTGAGATGCTCCTGGAAGCATATTTTGTGCAAATCGATGGCACACTCAACAAGCTCTCTACT CTAAGGGAATACGTGGACGACACAGAAGACTACATCAACATAATGCTGGATGACAAACAGAATCATCTGCTCCAAATGGGAGTCATGTTGACCACAGCAACTCTGGTAGTGAGTGCCTTTGTCGTTGTCGCTGGTGTTTTCGGCATGAACATTCATATTGAGCTATTTGATTCAAATACTACCGGGAATAGAGAGTTCTTCTGGACTGTTGGGGGCAGTGCTGCTGGAACCATTTTCTTGTATGTGGTTGCCATTGCCTGGTGCAAGTACAAACGCTTGCTCGAGTAG